A window of Apodemus sylvaticus chromosome 9, mApoSyl1.1, whole genome shotgun sequence contains these coding sequences:
- the Tmem14a gene encoding transmembrane protein 14A isoform X1: MRINRSLLSTYPLLQSRNIHSGKQFRGPGKRRKERIVSLPMDLVGFGYAALVTIGSVLGYKRRGGVPSLIAGLSAGLLAGYGAYRVSNDRRDVKVSLFTAFLLATIMGVRFKRSKKVMPAGLVAGLSLMMILRLVLLLL, translated from the exons ATGAGAATCAACCGGTCTTTGCTGAGCACTTACCCTCTCCTTCAGTCTCGCAATATTCACAGTGGAAAACAATTCAGAGGAccagggaaaaggaggaaggagag AATTGTGTCCTTACCAATGGACCTGGTTGGTTTTGGGTATGCAGCCCTTGTGACAATTGGAAGTGTTTTGGGATATAAGCGAAGAG gTGGAGTTCCGTCTCTGATTGCTGGTCTTTCTGCTGGACTTTTGGCTGGCTACGGAGCCTACCGTGTCTCTAATGACAGACGGGATGTCAAAGTGTCATTGT TTACAGCTTTCTTACTGGCCACCATAATGGGTGTGAGATTTAAGAGGTCCAAGAAAGTAATGCCTGCAGGTTTGGTTGCAGGGTTAAG CCTCATGATGATCCTGAGACTTGTCCTGCTGCTGCTTTAG
- the Tmem14a gene encoding transmembrane protein 14A isoform X2, with protein sequence MDLVGFGYAALVTIGSVLGYKRRGGVPSLIAGLSAGLLAGYGAYRVSNDRRDVKVSLFTAFLLATIMGVRFKRSKKVMPAGLVAGLSLMMILRLVLLLL encoded by the exons ATGGACCTGGTTGGTTTTGGGTATGCAGCCCTTGTGACAATTGGAAGTGTTTTGGGATATAAGCGAAGAG gTGGAGTTCCGTCTCTGATTGCTGGTCTTTCTGCTGGACTTTTGGCTGGCTACGGAGCCTACCGTGTCTCTAATGACAGACGGGATGTCAAAGTGTCATTGT TTACAGCTTTCTTACTGGCCACCATAATGGGTGTGAGATTTAAGAGGTCCAAGAAAGTAATGCCTGCAGGTTTGGTTGCAGGGTTAAG CCTCATGATGATCCTGAGACTTGTCCTGCTGCTGCTTTAG